A single window of Oncorhynchus keta strain PuntledgeMale-10-30-2019 chromosome 34, Oket_V2, whole genome shotgun sequence DNA harbors:
- the LOC118367351 gene encoding protein eva-1 homolog B-like encodes MDAKRKEMDLLSNSLAAYAHIKENPESFGLYFVIGVCFGLVLTLCLLVIRISCKPRTNIPASTPEKKHLKDFSEDECDEDSEDEEEEGDVEAPAPLPTTEIPIGNHHNHSQSDGTLSVNVFTSAEELERAQRLEERERIIREIWRNGQPDILGSGTGTIGRVHYY; translated from the exons ATGGATGCAAAGAGGAAAGAGATGGACCTCCTCAGCAACAGCCTAGCTGCCTACGCACACATCaaag AGAACCCGGAGAGCTTTGGGCTGTACTTTGTAATCGGGGTTTGTTTCGGCCTGGTCCTCACCCTCTGCCTCCTGGTCATCCGTATCTCCTGCAAGCCCCGCACCAACATACCGGCCTCCACGCCCGAGAAGAAACACTTAAAGGATTTCAGTGAGGACGAATGTGATGAAGATAgcgaggatgaggaagaggagggtgacGTCGAAGCACCCGCCCCCCTACCCACCACAGAGATTCCCATTGGcaaccaccacaaccacagcCAATCGGACGGGACACTGAGTGTTAACGTGTTCACGTCGGCCGAGGAGCTGGAGCGGGCGCAGCGATTGGAGGAGAGGGAGCGAATCATACGGGAGATCTGGAGGAATGGGCAGCCTGATATCCTGGGTTCAGGAACAGGCACTATAGGTCGGGTGCACTACTACTAA